In Halobacterium noricense, the genomic stretch GTCGAGCGCGTCGAACGCCCCGAAATCCGGGAGCACGCGCTCGCCGTCATCGAGGACGCGGGCTACCACGGCATCAGCGAAGCCGAGTTCGTCTACGACCGCGACCGCGACGAGTTCGTTCTCCTCGACGTCAACACGCGCCCGTGGAAGTGGATTAGCATGCCCGTCGCTGCCGGCGCGAACCTCCCGATGGCCGCCTATGCCGACGTCACCGACGTCGACTACGAACCCGATCCATCGAAAGACGCGCGCTGGCTCTCGCTGGAGGACTACCTCCCGCTGCTCGCCGGCGGCGATCTCGCGGACGTCCTCGCCACCGACGACTGGGAAGCCCTCGTCTCCGGCGACTTCGAGACCACTGGCGACCTCACGACCGCCGTCTACCGACCCAGCGACCCCGCGCCAATCGCGCACCGCCTCGACGTCGAGTTCGGCGGCCGCGACTACTACTGCTCCTGCTGACGAACGTTCAAGTACGAAGCCGGGACCAACCCGGCGCGTGTCCTGACGCCCGCCCGGCGCGGTTCCGCGGGAGTGCGACGACCCGTGCCGGCACTGATTCGTCGCCTGTCAGCCCCGACTCGGAGAGCGTTGCCGCCGTCAGTGACAACGCGACGCGAACGTCGTGACCGGCCGAATTAAACGCCACATTCCCCTACGCGGGTGTAATGACCGACCGGATGCGGCTGAACCTCTTCACGATGAACTCCGTGGAGCACGTCTCCGTGGGGTCGTGGCAACTCCACGGCGACCAGTCCCACCGCTACCACGACCGCGACTACTGGACCGACGTCGCGCGCACCGCCGAGCGCGGCGGCTTCGACGCCGTCTTCTTCGCCGACGTCCGCGGCATCTACGACGTCTACGGCGACAACCGTGAGACGGCGGTCGAGAAAGCCGTCCAGACGCCGTCGAACGACCCCGCGTACCTGATTCCCGCGATGGCCGAAGTCACCGACAACCTCGGGTTCGCCATCACGAAGTCGACCTCCTACAACCACCCCTACCAGCTCGTCCGCGAGTTCTCCACGCTCGACCACCTCACGGACGGTCGCGTCGCGTTCAACGTCGTCACCTCCTACCTCGAGTCCGCCGCGGCCAACCTCGGCTACGACGACCGCATGGACCACGACGAGCGCTACGACCGCGCCGACGAGTTCATGGACGTGCTCTACGCGCTCTGGGAGGACTCTTGGAACGACGACGCGGTCGTCCGCGACCGCGACAGCGGCGTCTACACCGACCCCGAGAAGGTCTCGGCCATCGACTACGATGGCGATTACTTCGACGTCCCCGGCCCGCACGGCGCGGAGCCGTCCCCGCAGCGCACGCCCGTCCTCTACCAAGCCGGCTCCTCGGACCGCGGCCGCGAGTTCGCCGCCGAGCACGCCGAAGCCGTCTTCGTCAGCCAACCCTCCATGGACGCCGTAGAGGACTACGTGGACGACCTCCGCGAGCGCGCCGCAGACCACGGCCGCGACCCCGACACCCTCGCGTTCTTCCCTGGTATCGTCCCCATCGTCGGCGAGACCGAGGCCGTCGCGGAAGCCAAGTACGACGCGTACACGGACGCCATCGACGCCGAGGGCGTGCTCGCGCTCCTGTCCGGGTTCGTCGACATGGACCTCTCCGAGCTCGACCCCGACCAGCACCTCGAACACATCGAGACCGAAGCCATCCAGGGCGTCGTGAACGCGTTCACGTCCAACGACGACCGCGACTGGACGGTCCGCGAGGTCGCGGAGTTCGCCGGCCTCGGCACCACGTCGCCCGTGGTCGTCGGGACGCCCGAACAGGTCGCCGACGAGTTCCAGTACTGGTTCGAGGACGTCGGCGTCGACGGCTTCAACGTCAAGGAGGTCGCCCGTCCCGACAGCCTCCGGGACTTCGTCGACCTCGTCGTTCCCGAGCTCCGCGAGCGCGGCCTGCTCCGCGACGAGTACGAAGGCGAGACGCTCCGCGAGACGACGTTCGGCCGCCGCGGCCTCCCCGACAGCCACCCCGGTAGTCGATAGTCCCGTTTCGAGGACAACGGTTTTCTCCCCGGCTCGTGTGACTTCCAGCGATGGCAGACACCGCAGCGGACGGCGACCAGCAGATTCACGTGGGGGAGACGGCAGACGGCGACCGGCTGGAGTTTCCCATCGTGGAGATGCTCACCGGCCGCGGGTTCGTCACCGGGAAATCGGGGAGCGGGAAGTCGAACACGACGAGCGTCGTGGTCGAGGAGCTCCTCGAAGCCGGCTACCCCGTCCTCATCGTGGACACGGACGGCGAGTACTACGGCCTCAAGGAGGAGTACGAGCTCCTGCACGCGGGCGCTGACGAGGAGTGCGACATCCAGGTGAGCGTCGAGCACGCCGAGAAGCTCGCGCACCTCGCCCTGGAGGAGAACGTCCCCATCATCCTGGACGTCTCCGGCTACCTCGACGACGAGGAGGCCGACGACTTGCTCCGGGAGACAGTCCGACACCTCTTCGCCAAGGAGAAGAAGCTCAAGAAGCCGTTCCTGCTCGTCGTCGAGGAGTGCCACGAGTACATTCCGGAGGGCGGCGGCGTCGGCGAGACGGGCAACCTCCTCATCAAGGTCGGGAAACGCGGCCGCAAGCACGGCCTCGGCGTCGTCGGCATCAGCCAGCGCCCCGCGGACGTGAAGAAAGACTTCATCACGCAGGCGAACTGGCTGGTGTGGCACCGACTCACGTGGGAGAACGACACGAAAGTCGTCGGCCGCATCGTCGGCAGCGACTACGCCGACGACGTCGTCGACCTCGGTGACGGCGAGGCGTTCATCCAGACGGACTGGAGCGACGACATGGTCAAGCGAGTCCAGTTCAAGCGCAAGCGCACGTTCGACGCGGGCGCGACCCCCGGCCTCGACGACTTCGAGCGCCCCGACCTGAAGTCCGTCAGCGGGTCGCTGATGGAGGACCTCGGCGACATCACCGACCGCAAGGAACAGGAGCAGAACCGTGTCGCGGAACTCGAATCGCAACTGGAGAACCGCGAGCAGCGCATCGCCGAACTGGAGTCCGAACTAGAGACCGCGCGCGACGTCTCCGCGGCCGCTCGGAAGATGGCGAACGCGCTCGCACACGGCGACGGCTCCCCACCCGAGGGCTACCAGGCAACCCTCCAGACGAAGAACGAACACATCGACCACCTGGAGGAGCGCATCGACGAACTCGAAGCGCGCTTCGAGGGTGACGTCGCCGCGGACACCGTAGAGGAAGCCGACGAAACGACGGCTGCACCGTCCAATACGTCGATCAGCAGTGACGCCGCCGACGAAACCCGTGACGCGCTCGTGGACGCCGTGCAGGACCGGCTGCGTCGCCGCGGGGAGCGCAGCCAACGCCGCGACGGGAGCGACGATGCGGACGCGACGCCGGAGGAACCCGCAGGGCCGACAGCCGAGACAGTTGTCGACCTCCTGCAAGCACCCCCGGTCGTCACGCGTGTGAACGCGGCACGCCGCGACTCGAAGTGCAACGACGACGCCGCGTGGCAAATCGTCTCCGAGCTCGCGACGAACCCTGGCGCGAGCGCGCACGACCTCGCGACCGCCGCGGGCGTCGACGTCGAACCCGCCCACACGCTGTTGCGCGAGTTCCGGACCCGCGACCTCGTCGTACGCGACGACCGAACGTACGCGTTCAACGCCGACCGCATGCGCACGCTCGTCGAACACGACGACCCCTCGAAGCCGCGGACGGAACTGCGCGACCAGTGGGAGCCCTGACCCCGGCGGGCGAGTCCGTTTCACCAACACCTAAGCGACCGGCTGCTGACCGCTCCCGTATGGCAGTCGAGAACGACAGCGACACGTTCGACATCGGTGACGAACTGACCGTCCACCGGCTTGGCTTCGGCGCGATGCGCATCACCGGCGCCGACGTCATCGGGTCGCCCGACGACGAGGCCAACGCCCACGACGTCCTCCAGCGCGCGGTCGACCTCGGCGTCGACTTCGTCGACACGGCGGACTCCTACGGCCCCGGCGTCAGCGAGCGCCTCATCCGCGAATCCGGCATCGCCGATGACGCTGTCGTCGCGACGAAAGCCGGCCTTCTGCGGAACGCGACCGGCGACTGGATTCCCCACGGCGACCCCGACTACATCAAGAACCAGGCGCTGGCGTCCATCGACCGCCTCGGCGTCGACTCCATCGACCTCTACCAGTACCACCGCCCCGACCCCGACACGGACTTCGAGGCCGCCGTCCACGCGTTCGCGGAACTCAAAGACGACGGGCTCGTCGACCACGTCGGCCTCAGCAACGTCACCGTCGAACAGCTGGAGACCGCCCGCGAGGTCGTCGACGTCGCCACGGTCCAGAACGCGTACAACGTCGTCGACCGCGAGTACGAGGACGTCCTCGAAGCCTGCGAGGACTACGACGTCGGGTTCATCCCGTACTTCCCGATGGGTGGCGGGGACCTCGGCGAGAAGCGCACGGACCTCGAAGCCGTCGCCGCCGACCACGACGCCACCGTGCGGCAGGTCGCGCTCGCGTGGCTGCTCGACCACTCGCCCATGACGCTCCCGATTCCCGGGACGTCTAGCGTCGACCACCTCGAAACGAACGTCGCCGCGAGCCACCTCGACCTCACGGCCGAGGACCGCGCGCGCCTGGAGTAGGCTCGCAGCCGCTCACCGATACCGCGCGACTGCTGCGACGGCGAGCACGAGTGTACCGGTCACGAACGTGCCGGGAATCGGCAGCACGAACAGGAATGCGCCGACCGCGAACGCGAGTGTGGACGTTCGCACGCGTCGCTAATCGGGAGTCGTACTGGTACGCCTTGTGGCAGCAGAACGCGGTCGCTACGTCGTTTGGGGAATAGTCGAAAAACGATTCGTCCTGCCCAGCGTCAGAGACGCTGGCCTTTCACCGAATTACAGCCGAGTGAGGTTCGTCGCGCGGGGGCCCTTGTCGGCCTCCTCGATGTCGAACTCGACTTCCTGACCTTCCTCCAGGTCCGGGCCGCCGATGTCTTCCATGTGGAAGAACACGTCCTCGTCCGCGTCGTCAGTCTCGATGAATCCGTAACCGCCAGTGTCGTTGAAGAAGTCAACCGTACCGGTTGCCATTGCAACCGTAGGGAAGCGCCGCTCGTTGATAACCTTTGCGGGTGATGACGGCGGCGTTCGCCGGCAGAACGAGTGATTCTCCGGGCTGGAGCGTGGCTCTACGACCGTTAGGGGCTGCAGATGTCGTGGAGGTCGTCGAGGCCGTCGATTTCCCACGTCGGCCACACGTTCAGTTCCCAGTCGCGGCGGTGGGGCCGCCGGATGAACGCCGAGTCGATGCCCGCGTTCTCCGCGGCGCGCACGTCGGACTCGTTGTCCCCGACGAACAGCGCGGAATTCGCGTCCAGGTCCGCGAGCGCGCGGTCGATGTAGTGGGAGTTCGGCTTCCGGCGATTCAGGCTCTCTATCGTCGGCTCGCGCCCGTAGGCCGCGCCGAACAGGTCGTCGACGCCGAAGTGGTCGAGCACGAAGTCGACGGTCGCCTGCTGGTTCGAACTCACGATGCCCATCGAGACGTCCAGGTCGTGGAGCGTGTCGAGGTCGTCGTAGAGGGTCTTGCGGCCCTCCCGGACTTCCTCGTACTGGGCTTCCGCGGCGGTCTGGTCGCGCGTCGGCCAGAACTCGGCGGGCTTGAGCCCGTAGCGGCTACAGACGTCGCTGACGGTCTTCGGCGTCGCGCCGATAGTCATCTCCTCGATGTCGTCGGGGTCGGGGTCCGTGACCCCGAACTGCTCGAACGTGTCCTCGGTCGCCGCCTGCAGCACGTCGTACCGCGTGCGGCCCACGAGGACGCCGTCGTTGTCGAACACGACGGTGTCGTAAGTCATACACGTAGATTGGGCGTTCACACTGATAAGGGTTTCATCGTTCGGAACGCCGTTTCACCCGAGCGAGAAGCCACTTCAAATAGAGTTGGGATGCCGCCTCCCCGATTTGAACGCCGTGAGACGTGCTCGCTTCGCTGCGCGCGACTCACGAGCACAAATCGCGTCGGCGCCCTTGCTGTGGCTGCTCACTTCGTTCGCAGCCACGGAATATGCCGCCTCCCCGATTTGAACGGGGGACAGCTCGATCTTCAGTCGAGTGCTCTCCCAGTCTGAGCTAAGGCGGCGCGCAGTCGAGACGACGGCAGTTGTAGGAAAAAGCGTTTCGAATCGCTTCGGGGCGGTGGGGCGCTCCCCGTCCGTCCTGCGGGCGACTGCTCGCTGGCCACAAGTGTAATCTACCCGACGTTAGATGCGGCAGCCATGGAGCAACTGGCCGCGCAGGTCCGCGACGCGCTACAGGCAGAACTGCCCGGTGGTCTCATCGGCGTCAGCTACTACGACGAGAACGGCATCGGCCACGTCTACAGATGAGCCAGGCGAGTGCTTCGGGGCTTGACCCCGAGGTGAAGCCGACACTCAGACGTGTTCTGTTCGTTCGATATATCGTTCAATCGTCCCGCTGGATACCTGCCCGCCGTTCCGATGTAGTACGACTTTTTCCAGAACCCACCGCTCCATAGACACTCCTCCAAGTACGGTTCGTGCTGTTCCCACATCTGCCGCGCCGTGATGCTCTTGACCGCCCGTACAATCTCGCAGTCCAGCGGTGTCGCATTCGCACTCGACCGCGACGCGGACTACGACCTTCGCAACGCGGTTCACGTCGTCGCGGGTATCGTCGAAGACTCCGAGTACGAACGGACGGCGGTGGAATCGTGAGCACCGGCTTCCGACGCGCTAGCCGTAGAATTTTAGTGAATCGGGATGGTATCTTCTCACGAAGAGCCAGTCGTGGAACGGTGGCGAGTCGGCCGATGGAGGGAGACACCATGACCGACCCAATCGACGACCTCGGCGAAATGGAACCGATCGGGGACGAACCCGAGATCAGCGACCGGCAAGAAGCCCGAATGGAGTTAGACGAGGAACAGACGGTCATCAGCGAGCGAACCGACAAGTTCGAGCTGACGAAGACCGACGACGCGGGCCGCGCCGACAAGGACCTCTACCACGAGGACATCGCGGAAGACCTCGAATAGGTCGTGCGCTGCTCGTGTCGTACGACCGCGGTCGACACGCTGTTCGCTCGTCGCAG encodes the following:
- a CDS encoding LLM class flavin-dependent oxidoreductase; translated protein: MTDRMRLNLFTMNSVEHVSVGSWQLHGDQSHRYHDRDYWTDVARTAERGGFDAVFFADVRGIYDVYGDNRETAVEKAVQTPSNDPAYLIPAMAEVTDNLGFAITKSTSYNHPYQLVREFSTLDHLTDGRVAFNVVTSYLESAAANLGYDDRMDHDERYDRADEFMDVLYALWEDSWNDDAVVRDRDSGVYTDPEKVSAIDYDGDYFDVPGPHGAEPSPQRTPVLYQAGSSDRGREFAAEHAEAVFVSQPSMDAVEDYVDDLRERAADHGRDPDTLAFFPGIVPIVGETEAVAEAKYDAYTDAIDAEGVLALLSGFVDMDLSELDPDQHLEHIETEAIQGVVNAFTSNDDRDWTVREVAEFAGLGTTSPVVVGTPEQVADEFQYWFEDVGVDGFNVKEVARPDSLRDFVDLVVPELRERGLLRDEYEGETLRETTFGRRGLPDSHPGSR
- a CDS encoding helicase HerA domain-containing protein, whose translation is MADTAADGDQQIHVGETADGDRLEFPIVEMLTGRGFVTGKSGSGKSNTTSVVVEELLEAGYPVLIVDTDGEYYGLKEEYELLHAGADEECDIQVSVEHAEKLAHLALEENVPIILDVSGYLDDEEADDLLRETVRHLFAKEKKLKKPFLLVVEECHEYIPEGGGVGETGNLLIKVGKRGRKHGLGVVGISQRPADVKKDFITQANWLVWHRLTWENDTKVVGRIVGSDYADDVVDLGDGEAFIQTDWSDDMVKRVQFKRKRTFDAGATPGLDDFERPDLKSVSGSLMEDLGDITDRKEQEQNRVAELESQLENREQRIAELESELETARDVSAAARKMANALAHGDGSPPEGYQATLQTKNEHIDHLEERIDELEARFEGDVAADTVEEADETTAAPSNTSISSDAADETRDALVDAVQDRLRRRGERSQRRDGSDDADATPEEPAGPTAETVVDLLQAPPVVTRVNAARRDSKCNDDAAWQIVSELATNPGASAHDLATAAGVDVEPAHTLLREFRTRDLVVRDDRTYAFNADRMRTLVEHDDPSKPRTELRDQWEP
- a CDS encoding aldo/keto reductase encodes the protein MAVENDSDTFDIGDELTVHRLGFGAMRITGADVIGSPDDEANAHDVLQRAVDLGVDFVDTADSYGPGVSERLIRESGIADDAVVATKAGLLRNATGDWIPHGDPDYIKNQALASIDRLGVDSIDLYQYHRPDPDTDFEAAVHAFAELKDDGLVDHVGLSNVTVEQLETAREVVDVATVQNAYNVVDREYEDVLEACEDYDVGFIPYFPMGGGDLGEKRTDLEAVAADHDATVRQVALAWLLDHSPMTLPIPGTSSVDHLETNVAASHLDLTAEDRARLE
- a CDS encoding cold-shock protein — encoded protein: MATGTVDFFNDTGGYGFIETDDADEDVFFHMEDIGGPDLEEGQEVEFDIEEADKGPRATNLTRL
- a CDS encoding HAD family hydrolase, whose amino-acid sequence is MTYDTVVFDNDGVLVGRTRYDVLQAATEDTFEQFGVTDPDPDDIEEMTIGATPKTVSDVCSRYGLKPAEFWPTRDQTAAEAQYEEVREGRKTLYDDLDTLHDLDVSMGIVSSNQQATVDFVLDHFGVDDLFGAAYGREPTIESLNRRKPNSHYIDRALADLDANSALFVGDNESDVRAAENAGIDSAFIRRPHRRDWELNVWPTWEIDGLDDLHDICSP